One window from the genome of Pyrus communis chromosome 16, drPyrComm1.1, whole genome shotgun sequence encodes:
- the LOC137721532 gene encoding aminodeoxychorismate synthase, chloroplastic-like isoform X3, producing the protein MNFTLCSSSSELRYPLVEGLPYTNKNMLESEPLVKVDKFNKKDNTQVSKHDAGKLVMSSNLMPQCLNGSYVGRNNLKEPGWKLEFVRTLLIDNYDSYTYNIYQELSVINGVPPVVVRNDELTLKDIRYYLYEETSFDNVVISPGPGSPTCPADIGICLQVLLDCWDIPILGVCLGHQALGYAHGAKVVHAPEPVHGRLSEVEHNGCRLFNGIPSGHDSGFKVVRYHSLVIDAESLPDELIPIACTSSMDALSFIETQKSDFSLEYAAGYFSEKLKNGSYSPFNHSGKMQSVKVLMGIMHSTRPHYGVQFHPESIATCHGRQIFKNFREITEEYWLNSRPSFIKKRNFDYKACLQMPQRLFTEVPGHQQLVNNADGQLYSKASRSSLVQNSESNASCSGMVDMVNLLHPSAGVKYLKLRWKKFKHLAGKVGGAKNIFCELFGHHKAENTFWLDSSSIEKRRARFSFMGGKGGTLWKQLTFKLSERSEKILKGSGFLSVEDAQGSSSSTFLDEGFLDFLKKELLSFCYDERDYEGLPFDFHGGYIGYMGYSLKVECGASSNCHKSKTPDACFFFADNLVVIDHCSDDVYILSIKEECTSTTPWLDNTEQKLLSLKASATEVGGEPTLQALRSSKCQGSFIVDKSREEYIKDVDKCLEYIKDGESYELCLTTQMRKRIGEMDSLGLYLHLREKNPAPYAAWLNFSKENLCVCCSSPERFLRLDRNGILEAKPIKGTIARGATLEEDEQRKLQLQYSEELFSADPT; encoded by the exons ATGAACTTCACTTTGTGTTCGTCATCTTCCGAGCTCAGATACCCTTTGGTTGAGGGGCTGCCATATACAAACAAGAATATGCTAGAGTCTGAACCCTTAGTGAAGGTTGATAAGTTCAATAAGAAGGATAACACTCAAGTATCTAAGCATGATGCTGGAAAGCTCGTGATGTCTTCCAATTTGATGCCTCAGTGCTTAAATGGATCATATGTGGGAAGGAATAACCTCAAGGAACCTGGGTGGAAGCTGGAATTTGTGAGGACATTGTTGATTGACAACTATGACAGCTACACTTACAATATATACCAGGAGCTGTCTGTCATTAATGGGG TGCCTCCTGTGGTCGTGCGGAATGATGAATTGACATTGAAAGACATCCGCTATTACTTGTATGAAGAAACTTCTTTTGACAATGTTGTTATATCACCTGGACCTGGTTCGCCAACATGTCCAGCAGACATCG GCATATGTCTTCAGGTGCTGCTTGACTGCTGGGATATCCCTATTTTGGGTGTTTGTCTTGGGCATCAG GCTTTAGGTTATGCGCATGGTGCTAAAGTTGTCCACGCACCTGAACCAGTCCATGGGCGGTTGAG CGAAGTTGAGCACAATGGGTGCAGACTTTTCAATGGCATCCCTTCTGGTCACGATTCAGGATTCAAG GTGGTTCGGTACCATTCACTTGTCATAGATGCTGAATCACTTCCAGATGAACTCATTCCTATAGCATGTACTTCCTCCATGGATGCACTTTCTTTCATCGAAACCCAGAAGTCTGATTTTTCCTTGGAATATGCTGCGGGATATTTTTCAGAGAAACTGAAAAATGGAAGTTATTCGCCTTTCAATCATTCTGGAAAAATGCAGAGTGTAAAGGTTCTCATGGGCATTATGCATTCTACCAGACCTCATTATGGTGTGCAG TTCCATCCAGAGAGTATTGCAACCTGTCATGGAAGACAGATATTCAAGAATTTTAGAGAGATCACTGAGGAGTATTGGCTGAATTCGAGACCGTCATTCATCAAGAAGCGAAATTTTGATTATAAAG CATGCTTGCAGATGCCCCAGCGACTGTTCACAGAAGTTCCCGGACATCAGCAATTAGTAAATAATGCAGATGGTCAGCTATATAGCAAGGCTTCTAGAAGTAGCTTAGTACAAAACAGTGAAAGTAATGCAAGTTGTTCTGGTATGGTCGATATGGTAAACCTTTTGCATCCAAGCGCTGGTGTTAAATATCTGAAgttgagatggaagaaatttaAGCACTTGGCTGGTAAAGttggtggagcaaaaaatattttctgcgAACTGTTTGGACATCATAAAGCTGAAAACACCTTTTGGTTGGACAGTTCATCGATAGAAAAG AGAAGAGCACGCTTTTCATTTATGGGAGGAAAAGGTGGAACTCTTTGGAAGCAATTGACCTTTAAATTATCTGAGAGAAG TGAAAAGATTTTGAAGGGAAGTGGTTTTCTATCTGTTGAGGATGCTCAAGGCTCTAGCAGCAGCACATTTTTGGACGAaggttttcttgattttttgaaAAAG GAGCTCCTGTCATTTTGTTACGATGAAAGGGATTATGAAGGCCTTCCATTTGATTTTCATGGTGGATATATTGGCTACATGGG ATACAGCCTTAAAGTTGAATGTGGTGCATCGTCTAACTGCCACAAATCCAAGACTCCAGATGCTTGCTTTTTCTTTGCCGATAATCTTGTAGTTATTGATCACTGCTCCGATGATGTTTATATACTGTCTATTAAGGAAGAATGCACAAGTACGACGCCATGGTTGGACAATACAGAACAGAAGCTTCTCAGCTTAAAAGCTTCTGCTACAGAGGTGGGAGGTGAGCCAACTTTGCAGGCTCTTCGATCTTCAAAATGTCAAGGAAGTTTTATAGTTGATAAATCAAGAGAAGAGTATATAAAAGATGTCGATAAGTGTCTGGAATACATTAAAGACGGTGAAAGCTATGAATTATGTCTAACAACTCAGATGAGGAAAAGAATTGGGGAAATGGATTCATTAGGACTTTACCTTCACCTTCGAGAAAAAAATCCAGCACCATATGCTGCCTGGCTTAATTTTTCAAAGGAAAACCTATGTGTCTGCTGTTCTTCCCCAGAGCGGTTTCTACGGTTGGATAGAAATGGTATActagaagcaaagcccattaaGGGTACCATAGCTCGTGGTGCAACACTAGAAGAAGATGAGCAACGCAAATTACAACTGCAATACAG TGAAGAGCTATTCtcagccgaccccacttaa
- the LOC137721532 gene encoding aminodeoxychorismate synthase, chloroplastic-like isoform X1, with translation MNFTLCSSSSELRYPLVEGLPYTNKNMLESEPLVKVDKFNKKDNTQVSKHDAGKLVMSSNLMPQCLNGSYVGRNNLKEPGWKLEFVRTLLIDNYDSYTYNIYQELSVINGVPPVVVRNDELTLKDIRYYLYEETSFDNVVISPGPGSPTCPADIGICLQVLLDCWDIPILGVCLGHQALGYAHGAKVVHAPEPVHGRLSEVEHNGCRLFNGIPSGHDSGFKVVRYHSLVIDAESLPDELIPIACTSSMDALSFIETQKSDFSLEYAAGYFSEKLKNGSYSPFNHSGKMQSVKVLMGIMHSTRPHYGVQFHPESIATCHGRQIFKNFREITEEYWLNSRPSFIKKRNFDYKACLQMPQRLFTEVPGHQQLVNNADGQLYSKASRSSLVQNSESNASCSGMVDMVNLLHPSAGVKYLKLRWKKFKHLAGKVGGAKNIFCELFGHHKAENTFWLDSSSIEKRRARFSFMGGKGGTLWKQLTFKLSERSEKILKGSGFLSVEDAQGSSSSTFLDEGFLDFLKKELLSFCYDERDYEGLPFDFHGGYIGYMGYSLKVECGASSNCHKSKTPDACFFFADNLVVIDHCSDDVYILSIKEECTSTTPWLDNTEQKLLSLKASATEVGGEPTLQALRSSKCQGSFIVDKSREEYIKDVDKCLEYIKDGESYELCLTTQMRKRIGEMDSLGLYLHLREKNPAPYAAWLNFSKENLCVCCSSPERFLRLDRNGILEAKPIKGTIARGATLEEDEQRKLQLQYSEKDQAENLMIVDLLRNDLGRVCEPGSVHVPHLMDVESYATVHTMVSTIRGKKRSDVSAVDCVRAAFPGGSMTGAPKLRSMELLDSIESGPRGIYSGSVGFFSYNQTFDLNIVIRTVVIHEGEASIGGGGAIVTLSNPEDEYDEMILKTSAPAKAVTEFL, from the exons ATGAACTTCACTTTGTGTTCGTCATCTTCCGAGCTCAGATACCCTTTGGTTGAGGGGCTGCCATATACAAACAAGAATATGCTAGAGTCTGAACCCTTAGTGAAGGTTGATAAGTTCAATAAGAAGGATAACACTCAAGTATCTAAGCATGATGCTGGAAAGCTCGTGATGTCTTCCAATTTGATGCCTCAGTGCTTAAATGGATCATATGTGGGAAGGAATAACCTCAAGGAACCTGGGTGGAAGCTGGAATTTGTGAGGACATTGTTGATTGACAACTATGACAGCTACACTTACAATATATACCAGGAGCTGTCTGTCATTAATGGGG TGCCTCCTGTGGTCGTGCGGAATGATGAATTGACATTGAAAGACATCCGCTATTACTTGTATGAAGAAACTTCTTTTGACAATGTTGTTATATCACCTGGACCTGGTTCGCCAACATGTCCAGCAGACATCG GCATATGTCTTCAGGTGCTGCTTGACTGCTGGGATATCCCTATTTTGGGTGTTTGTCTTGGGCATCAG GCTTTAGGTTATGCGCATGGTGCTAAAGTTGTCCACGCACCTGAACCAGTCCATGGGCGGTTGAG CGAAGTTGAGCACAATGGGTGCAGACTTTTCAATGGCATCCCTTCTGGTCACGATTCAGGATTCAAG GTGGTTCGGTACCATTCACTTGTCATAGATGCTGAATCACTTCCAGATGAACTCATTCCTATAGCATGTACTTCCTCCATGGATGCACTTTCTTTCATCGAAACCCAGAAGTCTGATTTTTCCTTGGAATATGCTGCGGGATATTTTTCAGAGAAACTGAAAAATGGAAGTTATTCGCCTTTCAATCATTCTGGAAAAATGCAGAGTGTAAAGGTTCTCATGGGCATTATGCATTCTACCAGACCTCATTATGGTGTGCAG TTCCATCCAGAGAGTATTGCAACCTGTCATGGAAGACAGATATTCAAGAATTTTAGAGAGATCACTGAGGAGTATTGGCTGAATTCGAGACCGTCATTCATCAAGAAGCGAAATTTTGATTATAAAG CATGCTTGCAGATGCCCCAGCGACTGTTCACAGAAGTTCCCGGACATCAGCAATTAGTAAATAATGCAGATGGTCAGCTATATAGCAAGGCTTCTAGAAGTAGCTTAGTACAAAACAGTGAAAGTAATGCAAGTTGTTCTGGTATGGTCGATATGGTAAACCTTTTGCATCCAAGCGCTGGTGTTAAATATCTGAAgttgagatggaagaaatttaAGCACTTGGCTGGTAAAGttggtggagcaaaaaatattttctgcgAACTGTTTGGACATCATAAAGCTGAAAACACCTTTTGGTTGGACAGTTCATCGATAGAAAAG AGAAGAGCACGCTTTTCATTTATGGGAGGAAAAGGTGGAACTCTTTGGAAGCAATTGACCTTTAAATTATCTGAGAGAAG TGAAAAGATTTTGAAGGGAAGTGGTTTTCTATCTGTTGAGGATGCTCAAGGCTCTAGCAGCAGCACATTTTTGGACGAaggttttcttgattttttgaaAAAG GAGCTCCTGTCATTTTGTTACGATGAAAGGGATTATGAAGGCCTTCCATTTGATTTTCATGGTGGATATATTGGCTACATGGG ATACAGCCTTAAAGTTGAATGTGGTGCATCGTCTAACTGCCACAAATCCAAGACTCCAGATGCTTGCTTTTTCTTTGCCGATAATCTTGTAGTTATTGATCACTGCTCCGATGATGTTTATATACTGTCTATTAAGGAAGAATGCACAAGTACGACGCCATGGTTGGACAATACAGAACAGAAGCTTCTCAGCTTAAAAGCTTCTGCTACAGAGGTGGGAGGTGAGCCAACTTTGCAGGCTCTTCGATCTTCAAAATGTCAAGGAAGTTTTATAGTTGATAAATCAAGAGAAGAGTATATAAAAGATGTCGATAAGTGTCTGGAATACATTAAAGACGGTGAAAGCTATGAATTATGTCTAACAACTCAGATGAGGAAAAGAATTGGGGAAATGGATTCATTAGGACTTTACCTTCACCTTCGAGAAAAAAATCCAGCACCATATGCTGCCTGGCTTAATTTTTCAAAGGAAAACCTATGTGTCTGCTGTTCTTCCCCAGAGCGGTTTCTACGGTTGGATAGAAATGGTATActagaagcaaagcccattaaGGGTACCATAGCTCGTGGTGCAACACTAGAAGAAGATGAGCAACGCAAATTACAACTGCAATACAG TGAAAAGGATCAAGCTGAAAATCTGATGATCGTTGATCTTCTGAGAAATGACCTTGGGCGTGTATGTGAGCCTGGCTCTGTTCATGTGCCCCATCTGATGGACGTGGAATCATATGCTACTGTTCATACTATGGTGAGCACAATTCGCGGGAAAAAGCGGTCAGATGTAAGTGCAGTTGACTGCGTGAGAGCAGCATTTCCAGGGGGTTCAATGACAGGTGCACCAAAACTGAGGTCAATGGAACTTCTTGACTCAATCGAAAGTGGTCCACGAGGAATCTACTCAGGCTCCGTAGGGTTTTTCTCATATAACCAGACATTCGATCTCAACATAGTTATCAGAACTGTTGTTATACATGAGGGTGAAGCTTCAATAGGCGGGGGAGGAGCCATTGTTACGTTATCAAATCCTGAAGACGAGTATGACGAAATGATACTGAAAACAAGCGCTCCGGCAAAAGCTGTAACGGAATTTCTGTAG
- the LOC137721532 gene encoding aminodeoxychorismate synthase, chloroplastic-like isoform X2 — protein MKKLLLTMLLYHLDLVRQHVQQTSVLLDCWDIPILGVCLGHQALGYAHGAKVVHAPEPVHGRLSEVEHNGCRLFNGIPSGHDSGFKVVRYHSLVIDAESLPDELIPIACTSSMDALSFIETQKSDFSLEYAAGYFSEKLKNGSYSPFNHSGKMQSVKVLMGIMHSTRPHYGVQFHPESIATCHGRQIFKNFREITEEYWLNSRPSFIKKRNFDYKACLQMPQRLFTEVPGHQQLVNNADGQLYSKASRSSLVQNSESNASCSGMVDMVNLLHPSAGVKYLKLRWKKFKHLAGKVGGAKNIFCELFGHHKAENTFWLDSSSIEKRRARFSFMGGKGGTLWKQLTFKLSERSEKILKGSGFLSVEDAQGSSSSTFLDEGFLDFLKKELLSFCYDERDYEGLPFDFHGGYIGYMGYSLKVECGASSNCHKSKTPDACFFFADNLVVIDHCSDDVYILSIKEECTSTTPWLDNTEQKLLSLKASATEVGGEPTLQALRSSKCQGSFIVDKSREEYIKDVDKCLEYIKDGESYELCLTTQMRKRIGEMDSLGLYLHLREKNPAPYAAWLNFSKENLCVCCSSPERFLRLDRNGILEAKPIKGTIARGATLEEDEQRKLQLQYSEKDQAENLMIVDLLRNDLGRVCEPGSVHVPHLMDVESYATVHTMVSTIRGKKRSDVSAVDCVRAAFPGGSMTGAPKLRSMELLDSIESGPRGIYSGSVGFFSYNQTFDLNIVIRTVVIHEGEASIGGGGAIVTLSNPEDEYDEMILKTSAPAKAVTEFL, from the exons ATGAAGAAACTTCTTTTGACAATGTTGTTATATCACCTGGACCTGGTTCGCCAACATGTCCAGCAGACATCG GTGCTGCTTGACTGCTGGGATATCCCTATTTTGGGTGTTTGTCTTGGGCATCAG GCTTTAGGTTATGCGCATGGTGCTAAAGTTGTCCACGCACCTGAACCAGTCCATGGGCGGTTGAG CGAAGTTGAGCACAATGGGTGCAGACTTTTCAATGGCATCCCTTCTGGTCACGATTCAGGATTCAAG GTGGTTCGGTACCATTCACTTGTCATAGATGCTGAATCACTTCCAGATGAACTCATTCCTATAGCATGTACTTCCTCCATGGATGCACTTTCTTTCATCGAAACCCAGAAGTCTGATTTTTCCTTGGAATATGCTGCGGGATATTTTTCAGAGAAACTGAAAAATGGAAGTTATTCGCCTTTCAATCATTCTGGAAAAATGCAGAGTGTAAAGGTTCTCATGGGCATTATGCATTCTACCAGACCTCATTATGGTGTGCAG TTCCATCCAGAGAGTATTGCAACCTGTCATGGAAGACAGATATTCAAGAATTTTAGAGAGATCACTGAGGAGTATTGGCTGAATTCGAGACCGTCATTCATCAAGAAGCGAAATTTTGATTATAAAG CATGCTTGCAGATGCCCCAGCGACTGTTCACAGAAGTTCCCGGACATCAGCAATTAGTAAATAATGCAGATGGTCAGCTATATAGCAAGGCTTCTAGAAGTAGCTTAGTACAAAACAGTGAAAGTAATGCAAGTTGTTCTGGTATGGTCGATATGGTAAACCTTTTGCATCCAAGCGCTGGTGTTAAATATCTGAAgttgagatggaagaaatttaAGCACTTGGCTGGTAAAGttggtggagcaaaaaatattttctgcgAACTGTTTGGACATCATAAAGCTGAAAACACCTTTTGGTTGGACAGTTCATCGATAGAAAAG AGAAGAGCACGCTTTTCATTTATGGGAGGAAAAGGTGGAACTCTTTGGAAGCAATTGACCTTTAAATTATCTGAGAGAAG TGAAAAGATTTTGAAGGGAAGTGGTTTTCTATCTGTTGAGGATGCTCAAGGCTCTAGCAGCAGCACATTTTTGGACGAaggttttcttgattttttgaaAAAG GAGCTCCTGTCATTTTGTTACGATGAAAGGGATTATGAAGGCCTTCCATTTGATTTTCATGGTGGATATATTGGCTACATGGG ATACAGCCTTAAAGTTGAATGTGGTGCATCGTCTAACTGCCACAAATCCAAGACTCCAGATGCTTGCTTTTTCTTTGCCGATAATCTTGTAGTTATTGATCACTGCTCCGATGATGTTTATATACTGTCTATTAAGGAAGAATGCACAAGTACGACGCCATGGTTGGACAATACAGAACAGAAGCTTCTCAGCTTAAAAGCTTCTGCTACAGAGGTGGGAGGTGAGCCAACTTTGCAGGCTCTTCGATCTTCAAAATGTCAAGGAAGTTTTATAGTTGATAAATCAAGAGAAGAGTATATAAAAGATGTCGATAAGTGTCTGGAATACATTAAAGACGGTGAAAGCTATGAATTATGTCTAACAACTCAGATGAGGAAAAGAATTGGGGAAATGGATTCATTAGGACTTTACCTTCACCTTCGAGAAAAAAATCCAGCACCATATGCTGCCTGGCTTAATTTTTCAAAGGAAAACCTATGTGTCTGCTGTTCTTCCCCAGAGCGGTTTCTACGGTTGGATAGAAATGGTATActagaagcaaagcccattaaGGGTACCATAGCTCGTGGTGCAACACTAGAAGAAGATGAGCAACGCAAATTACAACTGCAATACAG TGAAAAGGATCAAGCTGAAAATCTGATGATCGTTGATCTTCTGAGAAATGACCTTGGGCGTGTATGTGAGCCTGGCTCTGTTCATGTGCCCCATCTGATGGACGTGGAATCATATGCTACTGTTCATACTATGGTGAGCACAATTCGCGGGAAAAAGCGGTCAGATGTAAGTGCAGTTGACTGCGTGAGAGCAGCATTTCCAGGGGGTTCAATGACAGGTGCACCAAAACTGAGGTCAATGGAACTTCTTGACTCAATCGAAAGTGGTCCACGAGGAATCTACTCAGGCTCCGTAGGGTTTTTCTCATATAACCAGACATTCGATCTCAACATAGTTATCAGAACTGTTGTTATACATGAGGGTGAAGCTTCAATAGGCGGGGGAGGAGCCATTGTTACGTTATCAAATCCTGAAGACGAGTATGACGAAATGATACTGAAAACAAGCGCTCCGGCAAAAGCTGTAACGGAATTTCTGTAG